A stretch of DNA from Alphaproteobacteria bacterium:
CCGCTATAGGTAAAGGGCTAATTGCCTATAATTCTCACGAAACACGCCTAATAATGGGCAAGAAAAGTGATGTTTTTGAGTCGCTTCTTGGATATAAAGGTAAAAACACCCTTATTCACCGTGACGATATGGTTTTGGATCATAATTAAATCAGGATAATGCTATGGAAGCCCCGCATGTAACCACCTCTATTGCACAAACCATGAACACAATTGGTAGCGCCGCACGTCAGGCTTATCTGACATTGTCAGAAGCCAGCACAACGGCAAAGAACACCGCGTTATACGCCGCTGCCACAGCATTACGCACCAATACAGCCAGTATTCTTGCCGCTAATAATAAAGACCTGCAAGCCGCAGAACAAGCAGGCATCAAGGGTGCAATGCTGGAGCGCCTGACACTGGATGAAAAAAGAGTTGAAGCCATGGCCAGCGGATTAGAAGCTATTGCCGAACTGCCTGACCCTGTGGGCATCACGCTAGCGCAATGGGATCGCCCCAACGGTCTGCATATTTCGCGGATATCGGTGGCGTTAGGCGTGATTGGTATCATTTACGAATCGCGCCCCAATGTCACCGCTGACGCCGCAGCGCTATGCCTTAAAGCAGGTAATGCAGCCATTCTACGTGGCGGCTCCGACAGCCTTCATTCATCTCAGGCCATTGCTGCATGTTTGCATCAGGGACTGCGCGAGGCCAACCTTCCTACCGCTGCAATTCAGCTTGTCCCCACTACAGACCGCGCCGCCGTAGGCGAAATGCTCACCATGATTGGGTTGATTGACGTTATCATTCCCCGTGGCGGAAAATCTTTAACACAGAGGGTTCTAAGCGAAAGTCGTATTCCCACATTGCTGCATCTCACAGGCAATTGCCACAGCTACATTCACTCTAGCGCCAATCCTAATATGGCGCTCGATATACTGGTTAATGCCAAGATGCGTCGCACAGGCATATGCGGCGCAACCGAATCGGTGGTGATAGATTGCTCCGCGCTGAGCATATTGCCAAAACTTGTCGATGCACTCACTACCGAAGGCTGCAAAATACGTGGCGATGCCGCCGCACAAGCAGCCGATAGCCGCATTCAACCAGCGAATGAAGAAGATTGGGGCACCGAATATCTAGATGCT
This window harbors:
- a CDS encoding glutamate-5-semialdehyde dehydrogenase, yielding MEAPHVTTSIAQTMNTIGSAARQAYLTLSEASTTAKNTALYAAATALRTNTASILAANNKDLQAAEQAGIKGAMLERLTLDEKRVEAMASGLEAIAELPDPVGITLAQWDRPNGLHISRISVALGVIGIIYESRPNVTADAAALCLKAGNAAILRGGSDSLHSSQAIAACLHQGLREANLPTAAIQLVPTTDRAAVGEMLTMIGLIDVIIPRGGKSLTQRVLSESRIPTLLHLTGNCHSYIHSSANPNMALDILVNAKMRRTGICGATESVVIDCSALSILPKLVDALTTEGCKIRGDAAAQAADSRIQPANEEDWGTEYLDAIISVKVVDGIDEAIRHINHYSSHHTDAIIAEDANAAEAFTRKVDSAIVMHNASTQFADGGEFGMGAEIGIATGRLHARGPVGAAQLTTYKYVVQGTGQVRPK